In the Mytilus galloprovincialis chromosome 10, xbMytGall1.hap1.1, whole genome shotgun sequence genome, one interval contains:
- the LOC143048944 gene encoding uncharacterized protein LOC143048944, whose amino-acid sequence MIDRKAMKKAGKLCDACSSKSVSQKAITWCTVCEEAYCDTCEANHKTFKVTRNHKIVPIKDINEDTPISNICAFVACDEHPDKTIEIYCKDHTQPCCTICATVHHRKCEQVITIDKAVSGVKESTKALELTKKLKETSHKLEEIIQNRNKNSTNFKNEIDGILVEIANARKTLNEKLDKLENKIKEEVNITRKDNVLRFSEEYTELSTLKSTFDYWKNLFEACLSQGSEVQCLVKMEDIYKKMPQLENDLSEVVQGIKDISVKFEATDIVSNTVCFGHLHSTEQRPSIPGLKTVNFQTGKIKVMFTIEIKGSYISGIFFNDDIIITDYDKTRVVYHDNTGKQTGVLNIPNNPTDITKVNDQTVAVSCNAQKIFIINVKPLTLVKTLDISVRMWGLCLVDDEYMTVYSNTISWLNAKTGAQIKQISTGTGSETLHVTSYRKSEYMYWDGQHTVKFESASGKSFQYNHSNLSSSYNQEIDKEGNIYVVGYGSNNIHQLTPTGQLIRIIPLSDIDNTVTLPWVMRFKRNSNRFLLTFHVSRGAVFVCEIE is encoded by the coding sequence ATGATTGATAGGAAAGCGATGAAGAAAGCCGGGAAACTTTGCGATGCGTGTAGCAGTAAAAGTGTTTCTCAAAAGGCAATAACATGGTGTACGGTTTGTGAGGAGGCATATTGCGATACATGTGAGGCAAATCACAAAACTTTCAAAGTGACGCGAAATCACAAGATAGTACCGATCAAAGATATAAATGAAGATACGCCTATTTCAAATATCTGTGCGTTTGTTGCTTGTGATGAACATCCAGACAAGACAATTGAAATATACTGCAAGGATCACACCCAGCCATGTTGTACAATTTGTGCCACAGTACACCATAGAAAATGCGAACAAGTTATTACCATAGATAAAGCCGTATCAGGAGTAAAAGAATCTACAAAAGCACTGGAACTGACGAAGAAGCTAAAAGAAACAAGCCACAAACTAGAAGAAATCATTCAAAACCGAAATAAAAATTCAACAAATTTCAAAAACGAAATAGATGGTATCTTAGTCGAAATTGCAAACGCGCGTAAAACGTTAAATGAAAAATTGGATAAactagaaaacaaaataaaagaagaagtaaacattacaagaaaagaCAATGTTCTCAGATTTAGTGAAGAGTATACTGAACTGTCAACCCTGAAGAGTACCTTTGATTACTGGAAGAATTTATTTGAAGCGTGTTTATCCCAGGGATCTGAAGTACAATGCTTGGTAAAAATGGAGGACATTTACAAGAAAATGCCTCAGTTAGAAAATGATTTGTCTGAAGTTGTACAGGGAATAAAGGACATATCTGTAAAGTTCGAAGCTACAGATATTGTTTCAAATACTGTTTGCTTCGGTCACCTACATTCTACTGAACAAAGACCGTCTATACCTGGATTAAAGACTGTCAATTTTCAAACAGGAAAGATCAAAGTGATGTTTACAATCGAAATTAAAGGCAGTTATATTAGTGGTATATTCTTTAACGACGACATCATTATAACAGACTATGATAAGACGAGGGTCGTGTATCACGACAACACTGGGAAACAAACGGGAGTATTGAACATTCCGAACAACCCTACTGATATCACTAAGGTGAATGACCAGACAGTAGCCGTGTCTTGTAATGCACAGAAGATTTTTATAATCAACGTTAAACCGTTAACATTAGTAAAGACATTAGATATAAGTGTTCGAATGTGGGGATTATGTTTGGTAGACGATGAGTACATGACTGTTTACAGTAATACTATTTCTTGGTTAAACGCTAAAACCGGTgctcaaataaaacaaatatcaacagGCACAGGGTCTGAAACACTTCACGTCACTTCTTACAGGAAAAGTGAATACATGTATTGGGATGGTCAACACACTGTCAAATTTGAATCAGCTTCCGGAAAAAGCTTTCAGTATAACCATAGTAATTTATCAAGTTCTTACAATCAGGAAATTGACAAAGAAGGGAATATATACGTTGTAGGATACGGTTCAAACAACATCCATCAGCTGACTCCTACTGGACAACTTATCCGTATTATTCCTTTATCAGATATTGACAATACAGTTACACTTCCGTGGGTGATGCGCTTCAAGCGAAACAGTAACCGGTTTCTTCTAACGTTTCATGTATCACGTGGTGCAGTGTTTGTATGTGAAATTGAATAA